From the genome of Methanocorpusculum sp., one region includes:
- a CDS encoding ammonium transporter yields the protein MIDTGSVAWVLASTALVLLMTPALGLFYGGMVRKKNFISVLMLVFASLMIVIIQWFLLGYSLVFGTDMLVIGGLEHLGLAGVGYGTELGLQIPDMLFAAFQMTFAGLTLAIIVSGVAERVKFGAFLLFGVLWTTFVYDPIAHWLWGGGWLQQLGALDFAGGTVVHISAGFSALALAIYIGKRSGFGSYHLNPQNIPLTFFAGGVLLFGWMGFNGGSALAANDVAIHAIMVTLISAAAGTISWMIANWRHGKPSSLGFISGTIAGLGAITPAAGYVNMWAALLIGAVAGILCYYALIWRVKKGFDESLDAWSIHGVGGFWGTIACGIFATAAVGGASGLIEGNAYQLGIQIVDACVTAVFAFGMTYLLAWIVDKTVGLRVSEDEEYIGLDLTLHGEMVR from the coding sequence ATGATTGACACCGGATCTGTTGCCTGGGTACTTGCTTCAACTGCCCTTGTACTTTTAATGACGCCAGCCCTAGGTCTCTTCTACGGCGGCATGGTTCGCAAAAAGAACTTTATATCTGTATTGATGCTTGTATTCGCATCACTCATGATCGTGATCATCCAGTGGTTCCTGCTAGGATACTCGCTGGTGTTTGGAACCGACATGCTGGTGATCGGCGGTCTCGAACATCTCGGTTTGGCCGGAGTCGGTTATGGGACTGAACTCGGACTTCAGATCCCCGACATGTTGTTTGCCGCATTCCAGATGACGTTTGCCGGACTCACGCTCGCGATCATCGTCTCAGGTGTTGCCGAACGCGTGAAATTCGGCGCGTTCCTGCTATTCGGGGTTCTCTGGACAACATTCGTCTATGATCCGATCGCCCACTGGCTTTGGGGAGGAGGCTGGCTCCAGCAGCTCGGCGCCCTTGATTTCGCCGGAGGGACCGTCGTTCATATCAGTGCAGGATTCAGCGCACTCGCACTCGCCATCTATATTGGTAAAAGATCAGGGTTCGGTTCATACCACTTGAACCCCCAGAACATTCCTCTCACATTCTTCGCCGGCGGCGTTCTTCTGTTCGGCTGGATGGGATTCAACGGGGGCAGCGCTCTTGCCGCGAATGATGTCGCCATCCATGCGATCATGGTAACGCTGATCTCCGCCGCCGCGGGAACGATCTCCTGGATGATCGCAAACTGGCGGCATGGTAAACCCAGCTCGCTTGGGTTCATCTCAGGAACGATCGCCGGTCTTGGAGCGATCACTCCTGCTGCAGGATACGTCAATATGTGGGCTGCCCTCCTTATTGGAGCAGTTGCCGGAATTCTTTGTTACTACGCCCTTATCTGGAGAGTCAAGAAAGGATTCGACGAAAGTCTCGATGCCTGGTCTATCCATGGTGTCGGCGGATTCTGGGGAACCATCGCCTGCGGTATTTTCGCTACCGCCGCAGTCGGAGGAGCATCCGGACTCATTGAAGGAAATGCCTATCAGCTCGGGATCCAGATCGTCGACGCATGCGTGACTGCGGTGTTTGCCTTCGGTATGACCTATCTCCTTGCCTGGATCGTGGACAAAACGGTCGGTCTGCGGGTCTCCGAAGACGAGGAGTATATCGGACTGGACCTCACGCTGCACGGCGAGATGGTCAGATAA
- the fdhD gene encoding formate dehydrogenase accessory sulfurtransferase FdhD has translation MIKKQPALLWSDGKTTEIGDIVACEEEIVLYLNGQDFLHIVASSDMLEEFGAGFFIAAGIAKKIRSVRVDGRNVFVEAEVYPDMNAREGFTPAEKKGHVTSKIIIQPEDIFAVREAMNVDVWRQTGGLHCAALWHDHKIIAVSSDIGRHNAVDKLIGVMTLQGIAPGECVLGCTGRQPKGMVMKAVNAGIPVIVGRTAVTYPGAMLAKEEGVTLIGFTRENRFTVYSHPERITGFPTDEPKCETDNEDETRLSRWQYDNGTVVRSVDPVVAEDTVTLYLNGEKFLENVATMESLRELGIGFFVAAGIAKKIQSVKVLGSDIFVEAEDTAEISGQMESAGGFCPQESLVCVTGEGLITPEEIFAVREQLNTEQWDKTGALHCAVLYHKGKVVFSASDIGRHNVVDKVIGYMTQNHLPAGECVLGCTGRMPQGMVVKAANAGIPIIVSRAAATSKGASLAEKSGITLICFTRPPRFTVYSHPERIIGLRNGNDV, from the coding sequence ATGATAAAAAAACAGCCGGCACTTCTCTGGAGCGATGGGAAAACCACCGAGATCGGCGATATTGTAGCATGCGAAGAGGAGATCGTTCTGTATTTGAACGGTCAGGATTTTCTGCACATCGTCGCAAGCAGCGATATGCTCGAGGAGTTTGGAGCTGGATTTTTTATTGCCGCAGGGATCGCCAAAAAAATACGTTCCGTCAGGGTCGACGGCAGAAACGTATTCGTCGAGGCAGAGGTTTATCCAGACATGAATGCCCGCGAAGGATTCACTCCTGCAGAAAAAAAGGGACATGTCACTTCAAAGATCATCATACAGCCGGAGGACATATTTGCCGTTCGCGAGGCTATGAACGTGGATGTCTGGAGACAGACCGGCGGTCTCCACTGTGCCGCATTATGGCATGATCACAAGATCATTGCCGTATCGAGTGATATCGGGAGACACAATGCCGTTGACAAACTCATCGGAGTCATGACTCTGCAGGGAATAGCGCCGGGCGAGTGTGTTCTTGGATGTACGGGCAGACAGCCGAAAGGGATGGTAATGAAGGCGGTGAATGCCGGGATCCCGGTGATCGTCGGCAGGACCGCAGTCACCTACCCCGGAGCGATGCTCGCAAAAGAAGAGGGCGTTACCCTGATCGGCTTCACCCGGGAAAACCGGTTTACCGTGTACTCGCACCCGGAAAGGATCACCGGGTTTCCTACAGATGAACCGAAGTGTGAAACCGACAACGAGGATGAGACCCGGCTTTCCAGGTGGCAGTATGACAACGGGACGGTGGTCAGATCCGTTGATCCAGTGGTTGCCGAGGATACGGTAACGCTGTATCTAAACGGAGAAAAATTTTTGGAGAATGTTGCGACCATGGAATCACTCCGCGAACTCGGCATCGGATTTTTTGTTGCCGCAGGGATCGCCAAAAAAATCCAATCGGTCAAAGTCCTGGGATCGGACATTTTTGTGGAGGCAGAAGATACCGCAGAGATCAGCGGCCAAATGGAATCGGCCGGAGGATTTTGTCCGCAGGAATCATTGGTCTGTGTAACCGGCGAAGGTCTGATCACCCCGGAAGAAATATTTGCGGTACGGGAACAACTCAACACCGAGCAGTGGGACAAAACAGGGGCACTGCACTGCGCAGTCCTGTATCATAAGGGAAAAGTGGTTTTCTCCGCGAGCGACATAGGACGGCACAATGTTGTGGACAAGGTCATCGGGTACATGACCCAAAACCATCTGCCTGCAGGCGAATGTGTCCTCGGATGTACCGGCCGCATGCCGCAGGGGATGGTAGTCAAAGCGGCAAATGCCGGGATACCGATCATCGTGTCGCGTGCGGCCGCAACCTCCAAAGGAGCATCTCTTGCGGAAAAATCAGGGATCACACTCATCTGTTTCACCCGACCGCCCAGGTTCACCGTCTACTCGCATCCTGAACGGATCATTGGACTCAGGAACGGGAACGATGTCTAA